The Frondihabitans australicus genome includes a region encoding these proteins:
- a CDS encoding MFS transporter has protein sequence MTSSTPRSGWSGVLSVALGSFVLVLSEFLPIGLLPSIADGLHVGIGTAGLMVVFTALIGAVASPVVTVATSRVDRRIVLVALSILLIVADAIAALAPNFAVLLVGRLVLGVGIGGFWAIGAGIAGRLVDGPAVIRASSLITAGVSVATVVSLPLASFVSALSSWRLAFVIGGGLGIVALVLQLIFLPSIPAIHRVRFATLAGLLRIPRARVGLIATAFVFTAQFAAYTYISPYLKQIVRVSPDTVTLALLVFGIAGIAGNFVAGVTLSRNVLGTLGVAKFVLAAAVLSLPLLAWSVPGVFALLVIWGFVWGALPLGTQTWMAASSPNGAESGLTLFVSTIQLSISLGSVVGGAVVSSLGIAPDFWVSAGIAVVGAVVLIALGARRVRAGGSGVVEAASAAAPEPAVVTASVATQSC, from the coding sequence ATGACCTCGTCAACACCCCGCAGCGGCTGGTCCGGTGTCCTCTCCGTCGCCCTCGGGTCCTTCGTCCTCGTCCTCTCCGAGTTCCTCCCCATCGGCCTCCTGCCGTCCATCGCCGACGGCCTCCACGTGGGCATCGGGACGGCGGGTCTCATGGTCGTCTTCACCGCGCTCATCGGCGCCGTCGCGTCGCCGGTCGTCACCGTGGCGACGTCGCGGGTCGACCGGCGGATCGTGCTGGTGGCGCTCTCGATCCTGCTCATCGTGGCAGACGCCATCGCGGCGCTCGCGCCGAACTTCGCCGTGCTGCTCGTCGGCCGGCTCGTGCTCGGGGTCGGCATCGGAGGCTTCTGGGCCATCGGCGCCGGCATCGCCGGGCGACTGGTCGACGGGCCCGCGGTGATCCGCGCCTCGTCGCTGATCACGGCCGGCGTCTCGGTCGCCACGGTCGTCAGCCTGCCGCTCGCCTCGTTCGTCTCCGCCCTCTCCTCGTGGCGGCTCGCGTTCGTCATCGGCGGCGGCCTCGGGATCGTGGCGCTCGTGCTCCAGCTGATCTTCCTGCCGAGCATCCCCGCGATCCACCGGGTGCGGTTCGCGACGCTCGCCGGACTCCTGCGGATCCCGCGGGCCCGCGTCGGCCTGATCGCGACCGCGTTCGTCTTCACGGCGCAGTTCGCCGCCTACACGTACATCTCGCCGTACCTCAAGCAGATCGTGCGCGTCAGCCCCGACACGGTGACCCTCGCCCTGCTGGTCTTCGGCATCGCCGGCATCGCGGGCAACTTCGTGGCCGGCGTCACCCTCAGCCGCAACGTGCTCGGAACACTCGGCGTCGCGAAGTTCGTGCTCGCCGCCGCGGTCCTGTCGCTGCCCCTGCTCGCGTGGTCGGTGCCCGGCGTCTTCGCTCTCCTCGTCATCTGGGGCTTCGTCTGGGGCGCTCTGCCTCTGGGCACGCAGACGTGGATGGCGGCGAGCAGCCCGAACGGCGCCGAGAGCGGCCTCACGCTCTTCGTGTCGACGATCCAGCTGTCGATCTCGCTCGGGTCCGTGGTCGGCGGGGCGGTCGTGTCGTCGCTCGGCATCGCGCCGGACTTCTGGGTGTCGGCGGGCATCGCGGTCGTCGGAGCCGTGGTGCTGATCGCGCTGGGGGCGCGGCGGGTGCGGGCCGGCGGCTCGGGTGTCGTCGAGGCGGCGTCTGCCGCTGCTCCTGAGCCCGCGGTCGTCACCGCCTCGGTCGCGACGCAGTCCTGCTAG
- a CDS encoding NADPH-dependent F420 reductase, which translates to MTTIGIIGAGNIGSQVARAGIAAGYDIVISNSRGPETLAALVQELGPKARAATAAGAADAGDFVVVTVPLKAVDQVPVEPLAGKIVIDTNNYYFERDGHIAILDEGRETTSGLLQKHLPTSRVAKGFNHIGAADITTDGKPSGSQDRRALATASDYADAAALVEKLYDEFGFDTVNIGPLADSWRVERDQPAYVVKQTKPELEANLAKAVRVTA; encoded by the coding sequence ATGACAACCATCGGAATCATCGGAGCCGGCAACATCGGCAGCCAGGTCGCCCGAGCCGGCATCGCCGCCGGCTACGACATCGTGATCAGCAATTCTCGTGGGCCCGAGACCCTCGCCGCGCTCGTGCAGGAGCTCGGCCCGAAGGCCCGCGCCGCGACCGCCGCCGGAGCAGCCGACGCGGGTGACTTCGTCGTCGTCACCGTCCCGCTCAAGGCTGTCGACCAGGTGCCCGTCGAGCCGCTCGCCGGCAAGATCGTCATCGACACCAACAACTACTACTTCGAGCGAGACGGGCACATCGCGATCCTCGACGAGGGTCGCGAGACCACCAGCGGGCTCCTGCAGAAGCACCTGCCGACGAGCCGCGTCGCGAAGGGCTTCAACCACATCGGCGCGGCCGACATCACCACCGACGGCAAGCCCTCCGGGTCGCAGGATCGCCGGGCACTGGCCACGGCGAGCGACTACGCCGACGCCGCCGCCCTGGTCGAGAAGCTCTACGACGAGTTCGGCTTCGACACGGTCAACATCGGGCCGCTCGCCGACAGCTGGCGGGTCGAGCGCGACCAGCCGGCCTACGTCGTGAAGCAGACCAAGCCCGAGCTCGAGGCCAACCTCGCGAAGGCCGTGCGCGTCACCGCCTGA
- a CDS encoding TetR/AcrR family transcriptional regulator, translating into MDPRAQRSRDRLTRAVLAFADAGRLDDVSVSELAREAEVTRDTFYRHASSVTDLLTIAIGEKLEEFGAAAVTEMPPRSELAAVLRASEPALLQHIVDHANIYRTALAGDNAAPVYRTLLRFLAGNIATGLRAYPDIAPLPPEQMDDTAILMVSTYSAAGFVAAVREWLMLGDLSDIDRAGEIIAASAPEWWRRATGRV; encoded by the coding sequence ATGGACCCGCGCGCACAACGCAGCCGCGACCGTCTGACCCGGGCCGTGCTCGCCTTCGCGGACGCCGGACGACTCGACGACGTCAGCGTCTCCGAACTCGCGCGCGAGGCCGAGGTGACCCGCGACACCTTCTACCGCCACGCATCCAGCGTCACGGACCTCCTCACGATCGCGATCGGCGAGAAGCTCGAGGAGTTCGGCGCCGCCGCCGTCACCGAGATGCCCCCGAGGTCGGAGCTCGCCGCCGTCCTGCGCGCATCCGAGCCCGCGCTCCTGCAGCACATCGTCGACCACGCGAACATCTACCGGACCGCGCTGGCCGGCGACAACGCCGCACCCGTCTACCGAACCCTGCTGCGCTTCCTCGCCGGGAACATCGCCACGGGGCTGCGCGCCTACCCCGACATCGCGCCGCTGCCGCCCGAGCAGATGGACGACACGGCGATCCTGATGGTCTCGACGTACAGTGCCGCCGGTTTCGTGGCCGCCGTCCGCGAATGGCTCATGCTCGGCGATCTCAGCGACATCGACCGCGCGGGCGAGATCATCGCGGCCAGCGCGCCCGAGTGGTGGCGGAGGGCGACCGGTCGGGTATGA
- a CDS encoding transglycosylase family protein, which translates to MKNTRITRTRALFGGAALVALTAGGVGLMAAPANAASTSTWESLAQCESGGNWATNTGNGYYGGLQFTQSTWNANGGTGSPAAASESTQISVAERVLASQGWGAWPACSAKLGLSGTGGGSTAVAPAASAPVTTTPAAPAASAPVASAPATTPVKTSGKTYTVASGDTLNTIATKLGVTGGWQELAAANTATVSNPNLIFPGQALQLPA; encoded by the coding sequence ATGAAGAACACTCGAATCACTCGTACCCGTGCGCTGTTCGGCGGCGCCGCCCTCGTGGCGCTCACCGCGGGCGGCGTCGGCCTCATGGCTGCCCCCGCCAACGCGGCCTCGACGTCCACCTGGGAGTCGCTCGCGCAGTGCGAGAGCGGCGGCAACTGGGCGACCAACACCGGCAACGGCTACTACGGCGGCCTGCAGTTCACGCAGAGCACCTGGAACGCCAACGGCGGCACGGGCTCGCCTGCCGCGGCCAGCGAGTCCACGCAGATCAGCGTCGCGGAGCGCGTCCTCGCCTCGCAGGGCTGGGGCGCCTGGCCCGCGTGCTCGGCGAAGCTCGGACTGTCGGGAACCGGCGGCGGCTCGACCGCGGTGGCACCGGCCGCGAGCGCGCCGGTGACCACGACGCCGGCCGCACCTGCCGCGTCGGCCCCGGTCGCCTCGGCTCCGGCGACCACGCCGGTGAAGACCAGCGGCAAGACCTACACGGTGGCCTCGGGCGACACTCTCAACACGATCGCCACGAAGCTCGGCGTGACCGGCGGGTGGCAGGAGCTGGCGGCAGCCAACACGGCCACCGTCTCGAACCCGAACCTCATCTTCCCCGGCCAGGCGCTGCAGCTGCCCGCGTAG
- a CDS encoding MFS transporter, with amino-acid sequence MLTTGLVAIDSTIVATAVPSIVRDIGGFSSFPWVFSIYLLAQAVSVPIYAKLSDMVGRKPIILLGIGLFLVGSVLCGFAWSMPALILFRVIQGLGAGAVQPMAITIAGDIYTVKERAKAQGYLASVWAISSVVGPTLGGVFSSLGIWRGIFFVNVPLCALAVWMLLRAFHEKIERAQHRVDYLGASLLTVALTLLILAVLEGGQAWAWDSPISVGAFAIGAVLLVLFVLVERRAAEPVLPTWVFSRRLLLSTSLISFGVGAVILGLTSYVPTYLEGAAGSSPILAGLALACLTLGWPVSASQSGRLYLRVGFRTTVLIGISVTVIGSVLLLLVVHAPSVWLVAAVCFVIGLGMGLVATPSLIAAQSSVEWNERGVVTGTNLFSRSIGSALGVAVFGAVANAIYARTAHGDQVPSVIVSASAAVFAAVVVTAVLVVVAVLVMPRVRGAAAPATGPVAVPAVD; translated from the coding sequence ATGCTCACCACAGGACTCGTGGCCATCGACTCGACGATCGTCGCCACCGCGGTGCCGTCGATCGTGCGCGACATCGGCGGGTTCTCGTCGTTCCCGTGGGTGTTCTCGATCTACCTGCTGGCCCAGGCCGTCTCGGTGCCGATCTACGCGAAGCTCTCCGACATGGTCGGGCGGAAGCCGATCATCCTTCTCGGCATCGGGCTGTTCCTCGTCGGGTCGGTGCTCTGCGGGTTCGCCTGGAGCATGCCCGCGCTGATCCTCTTCCGGGTGATCCAGGGCCTCGGCGCCGGTGCCGTGCAGCCCATGGCGATCACGATCGCCGGCGACATCTACACCGTGAAGGAGCGCGCGAAGGCGCAGGGCTACCTCGCGAGCGTCTGGGCGATCTCTTCGGTCGTCGGGCCGACCCTCGGCGGCGTCTTCTCGTCCCTCGGCATCTGGCGAGGCATCTTCTTCGTCAACGTGCCCCTCTGCGCGCTCGCCGTGTGGATGCTGCTGCGGGCGTTCCACGAGAAGATCGAGCGGGCGCAGCATCGGGTCGACTACCTCGGGGCGTCGCTGCTCACCGTCGCGCTCACGCTCCTCATCCTCGCGGTTCTCGAGGGCGGCCAGGCGTGGGCGTGGGACTCCCCGATCAGCGTCGGGGCCTTCGCGATCGGCGCTGTACTGCTCGTGCTGTTCGTGCTCGTCGAGCGGCGGGCCGCCGAGCCCGTGCTGCCGACGTGGGTGTTCTCGCGCCGTCTGCTGCTCTCGACGTCACTCATCTCGTTCGGCGTGGGCGCCGTGATCCTGGGCCTCACGTCGTACGTGCCGACCTATCTCGAAGGGGCCGCAGGATCGTCACCGATCCTCGCCGGACTCGCCCTCGCCTGTCTCACTCTCGGCTGGCCCGTGTCCGCCTCGCAGTCCGGGCGGCTGTATCTGCGGGTCGGCTTCCGCACCACGGTGCTGATCGGCATCTCGGTGACGGTGATCGGCTCGGTGCTCCTGCTGCTCGTGGTGCATGCGCCCTCGGTCTGGCTCGTCGCGGCGGTGTGCTTCGTCATCGGCCTCGGAATGGGCCTCGTCGCCACGCCGAGCCTCATCGCCGCGCAGTCGAGCGTCGAGTGGAACGAGCGCGGAGTCGTCACGGGCACGAACCTCTTCAGCCGCTCCATCGGAAGCGCGCTCGGCGTCGCGGTGTTCGGGGCCGTCGCGAACGCGATCTACGCCCGCACCGCGCACGGCGACCAGGTGCCGTCGGTGATCGTGTCGGCGTCGGCGGCGGTCTTCGCGGCGGTGGTCGTGACGGCGGTGCTCGTGGTCGTGGCGGTGCTGGTGATGCCCCGGGTGCGGGGTGCCGCTGCTCCTGCGACCGGGCCGGTGGCGGTGCCCGCCGTCGACTGA
- a CDS encoding FAD:protein FMN transferase, with translation MPGLGDPARPHAWEFEAIGAPWRITTATPVEPEVREAIARRIDEFDRDWSRFRDDSLVARIATSPGVFEMPQDAAPLFDLYRRLGDATAGAVSPLVGRRLEHLGYDRDYSFRPAPGAAADPAAVPRFDDVAAWDADALTLTTTDPVLIDVGAAGKGFLVDLVTAHLDQAGHDDYVVDASGDLRHRGDPATPARVALEHPADPSLAIGVIELANRALCASAVNRRTWGEGLHHVLDARTGLPTADVIATWAVAPTARAADGIATALFFADPAALDRAFPELALEAVRVFADGGAQYTTNFSGDLFA, from the coding sequence ATGCCGGGTCTCGGCGATCCTGCGCGCCCTCACGCCTGGGAGTTCGAGGCGATCGGGGCGCCGTGGCGGATCACCACGGCGACACCCGTCGAGCCCGAGGTGCGCGAGGCGATCGCCCGGCGCATCGACGAGTTCGACCGCGACTGGTCGCGATTCCGCGACGACTCGCTCGTCGCCCGCATCGCGACCTCGCCCGGCGTCTTCGAGATGCCGCAGGATGCAGCGCCCCTGTTCGACCTCTATCGTCGCCTCGGCGACGCCACGGCCGGCGCGGTGTCGCCGCTCGTCGGCCGGCGGCTGGAGCACCTCGGCTACGACCGCGACTACAGCTTCCGGCCCGCTCCGGGAGCCGCCGCCGACCCGGCGGCCGTTCCGCGCTTCGACGACGTCGCCGCGTGGGACGCCGACGCGCTCACGCTGACCACGACAGATCCGGTGCTCATCGACGTCGGGGCGGCCGGCAAGGGGTTCCTCGTCGATCTCGTCACGGCGCACCTCGATCAGGCGGGCCACGACGACTACGTCGTCGACGCCTCGGGCGACTTGCGCCACCGCGGCGACCCGGCGACGCCGGCCCGCGTGGCGCTCGAGCACCCGGCAGACCCGTCGCTGGCCATCGGCGTGATCGAACTGGCGAACCGCGCCCTCTGCGCGAGCGCCGTGAACCGGCGCACGTGGGGCGAGGGGCTCCACCACGTCCTCGACGCGCGCACCGGGCTCCCCACCGCCGACGTGATCGCGACGTGGGCGGTGGCGCCGACGGCGCGAGCGGCCGACGGGATCGCCACGGCGCTGTTCTTCGCGGATCCTGCGGCCCTCGACCGGGCCTTCCCCGAACTCGCCCTCGAGGCAGTGCGCGTCTTCGCCGACGGCGGCGCGCAGTACACCACGAACTTCTCTGGAGACCTCTTCGCATGA
- a CDS encoding FUSC family protein — MSTATAPTRTIPVHRSTVAGWRREFLGISPYNRAHWGAFRVAVSLLIPIAALSLSGHAILTIYATFGAMAAMFGRHATYAGRLRLQVVAGLSLSSAVFVGTLVGMVQPGSFLAVAVIALLSVGGFLVARREGLLPVPSLFLVFAAGGVSSFSHSPIDLVWASALPLASAALAVLIGQAGRILPPTGAAKHDLKPRVGWRELLSASGVRLDVARYALGPLVAGGIATALGIGHPYWAALAATVPLQGTSLGAKLGRGTQRFAGTALGLVIAGAVLALNPPLPVLLVIATAGALWAELWVLRNYGLAVIGLTSLALVMVHIASPEAIGTLVADRFVETLIGSVIAVILLIVTSPRRR, encoded by the coding sequence ATGAGCACAGCGACCGCCCCCACGCGCACGATCCCCGTGCACCGCAGCACTGTCGCAGGGTGGCGTCGCGAGTTCCTCGGCATCTCGCCGTACAACCGCGCCCACTGGGGTGCGTTCCGAGTCGCCGTCTCGCTGCTGATCCCGATCGCAGCCCTGTCGCTGTCGGGTCACGCGATCCTGACGATCTACGCGACCTTCGGCGCCATGGCGGCGATGTTCGGCCGGCACGCGACGTACGCCGGGCGCCTCCGCCTGCAGGTCGTCGCCGGCCTGTCGCTCTCCTCGGCGGTCTTCGTGGGCACCCTCGTCGGCATGGTGCAGCCGGGTTCGTTCCTCGCGGTCGCCGTGATCGCCCTCCTCTCGGTCGGGGGCTTCCTCGTCGCGCGTCGCGAGGGCCTCCTGCCCGTCCCCTCGCTCTTCCTCGTCTTCGCTGCCGGCGGCGTCTCCTCGTTCTCGCACAGCCCGATCGATCTCGTCTGGGCGTCGGCGCTGCCGTTGGCGTCGGCTGCGCTGGCGGTCCTGATCGGGCAGGCGGGCAGGATCCTGCCGCCGACCGGCGCGGCCAAGCACGACCTGAAGCCCCGCGTCGGCTGGCGCGAACTGCTCTCGGCCTCCGGGGTGCGGCTCGACGTCGCCCGCTACGCGCTCGGGCCGCTGGTCGCCGGCGGCATCGCCACCGCACTCGGCATCGGGCACCCGTACTGGGCGGCGCTGGCGGCGACGGTGCCGCTGCAGGGCACGAGCCTCGGGGCGAAGCTCGGCCGGGGCACCCAGCGGTTCGCCGGCACAGCCCTCGGGCTGGTCATCGCCGGCGCGGTGCTCGCGCTGAACCCGCCCCTCCCCGTGCTTCTCGTCATCGCGACTGCCGGTGCGCTCTGGGCCGAGCTCTGGGTGCTGCGGAACTACGGCCTCGCCGTGATCGGCCTCACGTCTCTGGCACTCGTCATGGTGCACATCGCGTCGCCCGAGGCGATCGGGACGCTCGTCGCCGACCGCTTCGTCGAGACGCTGATCGGGTCGGTGATCGCCGTGATCCTGCTCATCGTCACCTCGCCGCGTCGTCGCTAG
- a CDS encoding type II toxin-antitoxin system VapC family toxin: MIILDANVLIAYGSRDDPHHDAAVSLLNEFAGQPFAASAVTRAEVLVHPVKKDTVSTALAGHEALELRFVDLRAEVALDLARVRASTGLRLPDAVVVLLARQLDGIIATFDAGLARGARSEGIPVVGDES; this comes from the coding sequence GTGATCATCCTCGACGCCAACGTCCTGATCGCATACGGCAGTCGCGACGACCCCCATCACGACGCCGCGGTCTCGCTCCTGAACGAGTTCGCGGGTCAGCCTTTCGCGGCCAGCGCGGTGACTCGCGCCGAGGTCTTGGTGCACCCGGTCAAGAAAGACACCGTGAGCACGGCACTCGCCGGCCACGAGGCTCTCGAGCTCCGCTTCGTCGACCTCCGTGCCGAGGTCGCACTCGATCTGGCGAGGGTGCGAGCGTCGACGGGTCTTCGATTGCCCGACGCCGTGGTCGTCCTCCTCGCCCGGCAGCTGGACGGCATCATCGCGACGTTCGACGCAGGCCTGGCACGAGGCGCTCGCTCGGAGGGCATTCCGGTCGTGGGCGACGAGTCGTGA
- a CDS encoding FAD-binding and (Fe-S)-binding domain-containing protein: protein MRPAWVDALAARLHGELDDAPRRLAEYSSDASNYRVVPLAVVFPRDEHDVVACVEAARAAGSSVTARGAGTSIAGNAIGPGLVLDFSRHFTGIVRIDGDSRTATVRPGVVLADLQRAAAAHGLRFGPDPSTASRCTLGGMIGNNACGPRAVQWGTTAANVRALRFVDGTGEVRTVESGRGFDGFPDLEPFITRHLGMVRTEFGRFGRQISGFSLEHLLPERGRDLAKALVGTEGTCGIVLEATVDLVPLPAATSLVVLAYEDAARAADDVMSLLPLKPLAIESMDSALVDVVRAAQGATRVPDLPSGGAWLFVETQGSDEASADEAATAIAAAAAGARASRVVGRGDDARRLWRIREDGVGLAGRTLDGRPAWPGWEDSAVPPENLGAYLRDLAALKRRLGVSGLEYGHFGDGCVHTRLDFPFDEGPRRFREFLAEAAPLVVSHGGSLSGEHGDGRARGELLPTMYSPEAIHAFAEFTRIFDPDGVLNPGIGVDPAPVDADLRVPASRILPVRGLSLPRDHGDLSEAVHRCVGVGACRADSSATGGFMCPSFLATRDEKDSTRGRARVLQEMIDGGLDGRAFDSPEVADSLDLCLSCRACASDCPAGVDMASYKSEVLYRRYGRRIRPVAHYTFGRLPQWLALTSLPAVATTVNALARVRPLVRLGLRLAGADARREVPRLPRRTFRRWWAKRSGPARPSGRGPVLLFTDTFTNGLTPSAGIAAVRVLEDAGYEVAVLPRQECCGLTWITTGQLDQAKRLLRSTVDALAPYVERGVPIVGLEPSCMAVLRSDAEELLPGDERARAVASGVWTLAELLRRTPGWEPPRLDGEEAVVQPHCHQHAVMGFEADAALLESAGVDAAQVAGCCGLAGNFGMERGHYDVSVAIAENGLLPALAARPGAVLLADGFSCRTQASQLAGRDGIHLAELLASRLPSGD from the coding sequence ATGAGGCCGGCCTGGGTCGACGCACTCGCCGCGCGGCTGCACGGCGAGCTCGACGATGCGCCTCGCCGTCTGGCCGAGTACTCCAGCGACGCCTCGAACTACCGGGTGGTGCCTCTCGCCGTCGTCTTCCCACGTGACGAGCACGACGTCGTCGCCTGCGTCGAGGCGGCGCGCGCGGCCGGCTCGTCGGTCACGGCGCGGGGCGCCGGCACGAGCATCGCCGGCAACGCGATCGGCCCGGGGCTCGTGCTCGACTTCAGCCGGCACTTCACGGGCATCGTCAGGATCGACGGCGACTCGCGCACGGCCACCGTCCGGCCCGGGGTCGTGCTCGCCGACCTGCAGCGGGCCGCCGCCGCGCACGGCCTGCGCTTCGGCCCCGATCCGTCGACGGCGTCGCGCTGCACCCTCGGCGGCATGATCGGCAACAACGCCTGCGGCCCGCGCGCCGTGCAGTGGGGCACGACCGCCGCGAACGTCCGGGCACTGCGCTTCGTCGACGGAACCGGCGAGGTCCGGACGGTCGAGAGCGGCCGCGGCTTCGACGGCTTCCCCGACCTGGAGCCGTTCATCACCCGTCACCTCGGGATGGTCCGCACCGAGTTCGGGCGATTCGGCCGGCAGATCTCCGGCTTCTCGCTCGAGCACCTGCTGCCCGAGCGCGGCCGCGACCTCGCGAAGGCCCTCGTCGGCACCGAGGGAACGTGCGGGATCGTGCTCGAGGCCACCGTCGACCTCGTGCCGCTGCCGGCGGCGACGAGTCTCGTGGTGCTGGCCTACGAGGACGCCGCGCGGGCCGCCGACGACGTGATGTCGCTCCTGCCGCTGAAGCCGCTCGCCATCGAGAGCATGGACTCCGCGCTCGTCGACGTCGTCCGCGCCGCGCAGGGCGCCACGCGCGTGCCCGACCTCCCGTCGGGAGGCGCGTGGCTGTTCGTCGAGACGCAGGGCTCCGACGAGGCGTCTGCCGACGAGGCGGCCACGGCGATCGCGGCCGCAGCGGCAGGTGCCCGGGCATCGCGCGTGGTCGGCCGCGGCGACGACGCCCGGCGGCTCTGGCGCATCCGCGAGGACGGCGTCGGCCTCGCCGGCCGCACTCTCGACGGACGACCGGCGTGGCCGGGCTGGGAGGACTCCGCGGTGCCGCCCGAGAACCTCGGCGCGTACCTGCGCGACCTCGCCGCGCTCAAGCGTCGGCTCGGCGTCTCGGGCCTCGAGTACGGCCACTTCGGCGACGGCTGCGTTCACACCCGCCTCGACTTCCCGTTCGACGAGGGTCCGCGGCGGTTCCGTGAGTTCCTGGCCGAGGCGGCGCCGCTCGTCGTGTCGCACGGCGGATCGCTCTCGGGCGAGCACGGCGACGGGCGAGCCCGCGGGGAGCTGCTACCGACGATGTACTCGCCCGAGGCCATCCACGCGTTCGCCGAGTTCACGCGGATCTTCGACCCCGACGGAGTGCTCAACCCCGGAATCGGGGTCGACCCGGCGCCCGTCGATGCCGACCTGCGGGTGCCGGCCTCGCGCATCCTGCCGGTTCGAGGCCTCTCGCTGCCCCGCGATCACGGCGACCTGTCGGAGGCCGTGCACCGCTGTGTCGGGGTGGGCGCGTGCCGCGCCGACTCGTCGGCGACCGGCGGCTTCATGTGCCCGTCGTTTCTCGCCACCCGCGACGAGAAGGACTCCACTCGCGGGCGCGCCCGCGTGCTGCAGGAGATGATCGACGGCGGCCTCGATGGTCGGGCATTCGACTCGCCCGAGGTCGCCGACTCGCTCGACCTGTGCCTGTCGTGCCGCGCCTGCGCCTCCGACTGCCCGGCCGGCGTCGACATGGCCTCGTACAAGTCCGAGGTGCTCTACCGGCGCTACGGGCGCAGGATCCGACCGGTCGCGCACTACACGTTCGGCCGGCTCCCGCAGTGGCTCGCCCTCACGAGCCTGCCGGCCGTCGCCACGACCGTGAACGCCCTGGCCCGCGTCCGCCCCCTCGTCCGGCTGGGGCTCCGTCTGGCGGGGGCCGACGCGCGCCGCGAGGTGCCCCGCCTGCCGCGACGGACCTTCCGACGATGGTGGGCGAAGCGCAGCGGCCCCGCTCGGCCGTCGGGTCGCGGACCCGTGCTGCTCTTCACCGACACCTTCACGAACGGACTGACGCCCTCGGCCGGGATCGCAGCCGTCCGTGTGCTCGAGGACGCCGGCTACGAGGTCGCGGTGCTGCCGAGGCAGGAGTGCTGCGGCCTCACCTGGATCACGACGGGCCAGCTCGACCAGGCGAAGCGGCTGCTCCGGTCGACCGTCGACGCGCTCGCGCCGTACGTCGAGCGCGGCGTCCCGATCGTCGGTCTCGAGCCGTCGTGCATGGCCGTCCTCCGCAGCGACGCGGAGGAGCTTCTGCCGGGGGACGAGCGGGCACGGGCGGTGGCGTCGGGTGTGTGGACTCTCGCCGAGCTCCTGCGCCGGACGCCGGGGTGGGAGCCGCCCCGCCTCGACGGGGAGGAGGCGGTGGTGCAGCCGCACTGCCACCAGCACGCCGTGATGGGGTTCGAGGCCGACGCCGCCCTGCTCGAGTCAGCGGGCGTCGACGCCGCGCAGGTCGCGGGATGCTGTGGGCTCGCGGGCAACTTCGGCATGGAGAGGGGGCACTACGACGTGTCGGTCGCGATCGCCGAGAACGGGCTGCTGCCGGCACTCGCCGCCCGGCCCGGCGCGGTGCTCCTGGCGGACGGGTTCTCGTGCCGCACGCAGGCGTCGCAGCTCGCGGGTCGCGACGGGATCCACCTCGCCGAGCTGCTCGCCTCCCGCCTGCCCTCGGGCGACTAG